Genomic segment of Flavipsychrobacter sp.:
ATATCATTATAAAGGAAATCATTATGTAGCATAGGAGTGTGATATAAGTTACAAACAGAACAACGAAACGATAAGATATTTGTAAAAATTAAAACGAATAAAACATATACAAGATGAAAATAGAACAGATCTATACAGGATGTTTAGCACAAGGAGCCTATTATATTGAAAGTAATGGGCAAGCAGCTATCATCGACCCATTGAGAGAAGTACAACCTTACCTTGACCGTGCTAAAAAAGATGGTGCGACAATAAAATATGTTTTCGAAACGCACTTCCATGCTGATTTCGTTTCAGGACATATAGACTTGGCAAAGAAGTCGGGCGGACAAATTGTATACGGCCCTACAGCACAACCCAACTTTGATGCATTGATCGCAACAGATGGTCAGGTATTCGAACTAGGTGCTATCAAGATCAAGGCATTGCATACTCCCGGGCATACTATGGAGAGCACATGCTACCTACTAAGTGATGAGCAAGGGAAAGATGTAGCTCTATTTAGTGGAGATACTTTATTCATAGGAGATGTTGGCCGTCCTGACTTAGCACAAAAAGCAGCACATATGACTCAAGAAGAGTTGGCTGGTACTTTATATGAATCATTACACAGCAAGATCATGCCTCTTGCTAACGATATTATCGTTTATCCTGCACATGGTGCCGGTAGTGCTTGTGGCAAGAATATGAGTAAAGAAACTACTGATACATTAGGACATCAGAAAGAAACCAACTATGCTCTGCAGGACATGCCTAAGGAAGAGTTTATCAAACAAGTAGTAACAGGCCTTATGCCTCCTCCCAAATACTTCCCACTCAATGTGATGATGAACAAGGAAGGTTATGATAGCATTGACACGGTCTTAGAACGTGGACTACAAGCAATGACACCGGACGCTTTTGAAGCTGCGGCAAATGAAACAGGTGCTATAGTATTAGACACGCGCGATCCTCAGGTATTTGCTCAAGGCTTTATCCCTAACGCTATCAATATTGGTATCAACGGAGGCTTTGCCCCTTGGGTAGGTGCACTGATACCAGATATTAAACAACAGCTACTTATTGTTGCAGAAGATGGAAAAGAAGAAGAAGTAGTAACGAGACTAGCTCGTGTAGGTTATGATAATGCTATTGGCTTCTTAAAAGGAGGATGTGAAGCATGGAAAGCAGCAGGTAAAGAATGCGACAGCATTAGATCGGTAACGGCTGATGACCTTGCTGTAGCAATTAGCAATGGAGCCAATGTACTTGATGTAAGAAAAGAAAGTGAGTTTTTTAGTGAGCATATAGTAGGTGTTGAGAATCTGCCTCTAGACTATATTAACGATCGTATGTCTGAAGTAGATAAAGACAAAACCTATTATGTACACTGTGCAGGAGGCTACCGTTCTATGATATTCACTTCTATATTGAGGGCTAGAGGTTATGAAAACCTTATAGATGTAAAAGGTGGATTCAAAGCTATAAAAGAGAGTGGCAAGTTTGACATTACAGATTATGTATGTCCAACAACAATGCTGTAGTATAGTATTATTGCAAAGCCAATAAAAGAGGGTGTTTTTACGCTCCCCCTCTTTTATTGGCTTTTGTGTTTTTTGTGTATCTTAAATCAGTTGTAATATATATGTGCACTACATATTACGTACAGTAACGTATAATGAATTTAGGAGTAAGAAAAATACATCTAATATCAAAGATTGCCGGATGGTTCGTTATACTCATCTGCGCTATAGTACTACTTGGGTGGCAGTTTAACATAGAGAGTTTTAAACGTGTCTTACCTGGTTTTCCTGTAATGACCCCTTTAACAGCTTGTATTTTACTATCGTTTGCACTTCCCCTTACTATTACCTGGTCCAAAAACATAAAGTATTCTATCCCTGTTAAAATTCTTGTCTATACACTGGCTTCACTGGGTTTAGCAATATCGTTATGGACGTCTACACAATATATCATCAACCTGCCTCCCAGCATAGAGTTGATCCTTTACAAAGAGCAGGTGCTATCGTTGGGTAATCTTTACCCCGGCAGACCATCACCCCACACTATTATAACAGGTATACTTATATACACATCGTTGGCTCTTTCGTTTTCCGAACAGAGGAAACATAATCGCCTATCTGCAGTTATTGCATCTATTGCGGCAATAGTACCATGGTTAGCCCTGTTTGGTTATACCAGTACAGTTATACCTTTTTTCGCTACCAGATCTGATTTTCAAACAGGCATTTCAATACTTACCTCTATCAGCTATTTAGTTTTGATCCTCGGTATCATGGCACGCAACCCCAATCATGGCATCTTCCATATTTGGTTTTCTTCCAACAGTGCAGGCAGGCTAGTAAGATCCTTAATACCCGCTATTATTATAGCACAATTAGCATTAGGGTGGGCAGTACTATACCAAGAACAATTAGGGCTATATACCACCAATGACAGTCATGGCATTCTGCTAGGTGTTACTAATATTGTCTATATCATTATCATTCTTTGGGCAAGTACATTACTCTATAAGCGTGAGCAGCTAAAAGAAAGAACAAACCAGCAACAAAAGTCTATGATCGCTCAACTAAGACGTTCGGAAGAGCGCTTTAGAAGCCTGACCAAATATGCCCCATATGGAATAATGATAGTAGACAATGATGGTAATATCCAATTTGTTAATCAACAAATAGAAAGATTGTTTGGATACAATGAAGCAGAAATAATAAACAACCCTATTGAGCTTTTGGTACCAGACAGATACCGAACTACGCACACCCAGCACAAAAAAGATTATCTACAAAAACCTTCAACTCGCCAAATGGGATCTAGCAATATGGACCTAATGGCTAAACGTAAAGATGGTAGTGAGTTTTTTGTAGACATAGCCTTGTCTGCTATTAATACAGAAACTGAAGGTGAGCGTTTTACATTGGCTATTGTTAGAGACATTACTGAGAAAAAACAAGTAGAACAAGAAAGAAGACGATACACTACTGAACTAGAACAAAAAAACAAAGAGCTGGAACAATTTGCTTACATCACCTCTCACGATCTTCAAGAACCTCTGCGCTCCATGTCAGGCTTTATAGACTTGCTGGAACAAGAATACCGTGACAAACTAGACGAGCAAGCTCATACTTATATAGACTTTATCTCTTCATCCTCTACACGACTGAGCACACTTATACACGATCTACTTTGCTATACCAAAATAGGTAGTAAAAGAGACAAAATACAAGTAAACTGTAACAAGTTAGTAGCCGAAGTTCTACAAGACTTAACAGCGAGCATTAACGAGACCAATGCTACTATAGAAGTTGCTTCGCTACCAACTATTACAGCTATTAATACCGACATCCGCTTACTTTTTCAAAACCTCATAAGTAATGCGCTGAAGTATCGAAAAAAAGATACGAACCCAATAGTAAAGATCAACTGTACACAAAGAGAACATGATTGGCTATTTAGTATAGAAGATAACGGCATCGGCATTGATGAAAAATACCAAGAGAAAGTCTTTATAATTTTCCAACGATTGCACTTACAATCAGAATATGCAGGAACGGGTATTGGTCTGTCACAATGCAAAAAAATAGTTGAACTGCACGAAGGAATTATTTATCTTGATTCTGTAATAGGTAAGGGCACTACATTCTTTTTTACTATTCCTAATAATTTAAGTAACTAATGGATAGCATATTAGGCTGTACTTTATTAATAGATGACGACCAGTCAACTAACTTTATCAACAAAATGCTCATAACAAGAGCAAATTGTAGTCATAAAATTGTTACTCAAAACACAGGGCTTCATGCCATAGAGTTCATAAAAAGTAACATAGAGGCAGATTGTGATAAACCCATACTCATCATGCTGGACCTAAACATGCCAATTATGAATGGGTGGGAATTTCTTGAAGAATACGAACAGCTTGGGCTGTTTCATCAAAAAGACATAAGGCTGATAGTGTTGACCACATCAATAAACCCAGACGATATTGAAAGAGCAAAAAACACTAATTTGGTGCATAGTTTTATCAACAAACCCCTGACAGCACAAAAACTCGATACTATTTTACACAATACTTTTCCTGAATATTATAGCTAAAACAACCCTTTAAGGGCAGCAACTAAACATTACAAATAAAAATCTCTAAAAAAGGATTTGGTGAAATAAAAAACGTAACTATCTTTGCAATCCCTTCGAGGGAAAAAGGATGGAGGCATAGCTCAGTTGGTTCAGAGCATCTGCCTTACAAGCAGAGGGTCCGCGGTTCGAATCCGTGTGCCTCCACAGAGAATCAAGGAGTTACGACAGAATATGTTGTAGCTCCTTTTTCATTTAGCAGAATATATGGCTGGTACACCCACACCTTTCATACCATTACCTGCCTTCCTTAATAGCCTTGTGTTACTTTCATTACACAATTGGCCTTTATATTATCCTACCTTTGCAGAAAATATATAAGAAATGGCTACAGTACAGCTTACAACAGCAGAATTTAAAGAGAAAGTATTTGACTACGAGAACAATAAAGAGTGGAAATATACAGGTGCATTACCCGCTATAATAGACTTTTATGCAGACTGGTGTGGCCCATGCAAAATGGTAGCCCCAATTCTAGAAGACCTTTCTAATGAATATGACGGCAAACTTATCATCTACAAGGTAGATACAGAGGTAGAGCAAGAGCTATCTGCAGTTTTCAGGATACAGAGCATACCTTCCATACTTTTCATTCCTACCGAAGGGCAACCTATGATGCAACCCGGAGCTTTGCCTAAACATGTATTAAAAGAGATCATAGAAGAGCACTTGGTAAAAGAGAATACAGCTAACGAAAGTTAGAATTTATCAAGGGCAGTGCTGCGTATTTGTAAATAAGAATGCATCTTTGCACCCGCTTAAGCATTTTCGCATAATGATGAACATGAAGAAAGGGCCTCTTACTACGCACCCCATAGCTGACAACTTTAAGGAATGGAGCACACATGTTAATGGCAAGCAGTTTCTTGACCAACTGGCACGCCATGCCTATAGAGTATGCCATTACGATGCTGTGGAAGATAACTATGACGAGTTTCATAAACATTTTGGGCAACATGGCACAATACACTTTGCTGTAAAGGCAAGTGCAGAACCCAGTGTTTTAAAAGTACTTATTGCCAAAGGTGCAGGCTTTGAAATTGCAACATATAGCGAATTAAGAATACTAATAGAATGTGGACTCCCTAAATCGGAGATCGGCAAAAGAGTAAACTTTGGACAAACGCAAAAGGAAAGAGCCGACATCAAAAAAGCATTGATAGATGGCATCAGGAGCTTCTCTACAGACAACATTCATGACATCAGAATACTGAACGAAGAGATAGAGAACCTAGATATTAGGAACGAAGAAGTACGTTTGTTATTAAGGCTCTTTAATGCCGAAGGCAGTAGCTCGGGCGATGGATTTTCGCAGTCGTTCAATAAAAGGTATGGTGTAGATAATGAGGAAGCGCTAGAGCTGGCACAAAACATTCTAGACTACGGTATGACCTTGGCCGGATTTACCTTTCATCCGGGAAGCGGCTCTAATACCCCTACCCTTTGGGATTATGGCATAACCAACGCAGCACTACTTACTAAGACCATAAAAGAAAAACATGGCATTGAGGTAGAAGAGCTTAACTTAAGTGGCGGCTACGATCCCGCTGTTGCCATAAGCACATATAGCGACCATATACTACCCAAAATAGAAGAGGTGTATAAAGCACAAGGGCTTTCATTACCTCAACGTATAGATACAGAACCGGGCAGGTGGCTGGTTGCCAATACAGAAGTATTGATAGGTAAGGTGTCTAACATCAAAATAAATAAAGACGGCACTAGAATAGTAACTCTAACAACCGGCGTTTCTGAAAATGGAACACTAACAGGACTCGGGTTAGCCTACGATTATTTCATACTCAAATATGGTAAAGCTCACAAGCTGGAAAAACGTGCCGAACTAAAAGGCAATATTCATGGCAGAGCATGTGCTGACTTTGATGTGTCAGAAGAAGACACGGCTATACCTGAAGAGCTGCACCCCGACAACCCGATCGCAGACAATGTCTTTGTGGTAATACATGGTGCTGGTGCTTACTCTCACTATATGGAACGTAACTTCTGGTGTGGTATCATTCCTCCTATGAAGATGAATTATGATGACTTCAAGAAATGTATCACAACAGAGGAGAATTATGAAATGGCTATCGTCAACTCATATGCAGAGCGTTCAGGACTACCATTAAAAAATGCAATGACCTATATTACTGATAGAACAAATGAAGCTTTAGGTCAAATAAAAGGTGCAGACATTGCTAATATTTTGGACAACCCACAACTGCTCAACAAACTAGGCATGCATATACTACATAGTGTTGCAGACTTCGTACACAAGCACAATAAGGAATAATTCATTTGTTATTCACCATTGTCCTAAAGGTGAGATTCACTCTCGGCGTGCTTACTTTTTTAGTAGTTGGCAACCTGTGGTGCCAATGATCTTGTGTGACACCCTTCATTGCGAGCAGACTACCTGCCTCCAATACCAATGGCACTTTATAC
This window contains:
- a CDS encoding MBL fold metallo-hydrolase gives rise to the protein MKIEQIYTGCLAQGAYYIESNGQAAIIDPLREVQPYLDRAKKDGATIKYVFETHFHADFVSGHIDLAKKSGGQIVYGPTAQPNFDALIATDGQVFELGAIKIKALHTPGHTMESTCYLLSDEQGKDVALFSGDTLFIGDVGRPDLAQKAAHMTQEELAGTLYESLHSKIMPLANDIIVYPAHGAGSACGKNMSKETTDTLGHQKETNYALQDMPKEEFIKQVVTGLMPPPKYFPLNVMMNKEGYDSIDTVLERGLQAMTPDAFEAAANETGAIVLDTRDPQVFAQGFIPNAINIGINGGFAPWVGALIPDIKQQLLIVAEDGKEEEVVTRLARVGYDNAIGFLKGGCEAWKAAGKECDSIRSVTADDLAVAISNGANVLDVRKESEFFSEHIVGVENLPLDYINDRMSEVDKDKTYYVHCAGGYRSMIFTSILRARGYENLIDVKGGFKAIKESGKFDITDYVCPTTML
- a CDS encoding PAS domain S-box protein; this translates as MNLGVRKIHLISKIAGWFVILICAIVLLGWQFNIESFKRVLPGFPVMTPLTACILLSFALPLTITWSKNIKYSIPVKILVYTLASLGLAISLWTSTQYIINLPPSIELILYKEQVLSLGNLYPGRPSPHTIITGILIYTSLALSFSEQRKHNRLSAVIASIAAIVPWLALFGYTSTVIPFFATRSDFQTGISILTSISYLVLILGIMARNPNHGIFHIWFSSNSAGRLVRSLIPAIIIAQLALGWAVLYQEQLGLYTTNDSHGILLGVTNIVYIIIILWASTLLYKREQLKERTNQQQKSMIAQLRRSEERFRSLTKYAPYGIMIVDNDGNIQFVNQQIERLFGYNEAEIINNPIELLVPDRYRTTHTQHKKDYLQKPSTRQMGSSNMDLMAKRKDGSEFFVDIALSAINTETEGERFTLAIVRDITEKKQVEQERRRYTTELEQKNKELEQFAYITSHDLQEPLRSMSGFIDLLEQEYRDKLDEQAHTYIDFISSSSTRLSTLIHDLLCYTKIGSKRDKIQVNCNKLVAEVLQDLTASINETNATIEVASLPTITAINTDIRLLFQNLISNALKYRKKDTNPIVKINCTQREHDWLFSIEDNGIGIDEKYQEKVFIIFQRLHLQSEYAGTGIGLSQCKKIVELHEGIIYLDSVIGKGTTFFFTIPNNLSN
- a CDS encoding response regulator, with amino-acid sequence MDSILGCTLLIDDDQSTNFINKMLITRANCSHKIVTQNTGLHAIEFIKSNIEADCDKPILIMLDLNMPIMNGWEFLEEYEQLGLFHQKDIRLIVLTTSINPDDIERAKNTNLVHSFINKPLTAQKLDTILHNTFPEYYS
- the trxA gene encoding thioredoxin, which encodes MATVQLTTAEFKEKVFDYENNKEWKYTGALPAIIDFYADWCGPCKMVAPILEDLSNEYDGKLIIYKVDTEVEQELSAVFRIQSIPSILFIPTEGQPMMQPGALPKHVLKEIIEEHLVKENTANES
- a CDS encoding alpha-ketoglutarate-dependent dioxygenase AlkB; translation: MAWHSDDEKTLEEKGTIASLSFGATRRFLFKHKATKYKVPLVLEAGSLLAMKGVTQDHWHHRLPTTKKVSTPRVNLTFRTMVNNK